The following are encoded together in the Flavobacterium haoranii genome:
- a CDS encoding MarR family winged helix-turn-helix transcriptional regulator, with the protein MKDKTIDYALRATWQAVSRMYNEEATKYGATMATGFALLSIDKEDGTPSTTLGPRMGMEPTSLTRTLKSMEEKGLITRKKNPEDGRGVLIYLTKEGKEKRELSKATVLRFNDTIKNNISEEKINHFMEVIELINEMISDKKIFTNELETKI; encoded by the coding sequence ATGAAAGATAAAACAATAGATTATGCTTTAAGAGCAACTTGGCAAGCTGTTTCAAGAATGTATAACGAAGAAGCAACCAAATATGGTGCTACAATGGCTACAGGTTTTGCTCTTTTAAGTATCGATAAAGAAGATGGAACACCTTCTACTACTTTAGGACCTAGAATGGGAATGGAACCTACAAGTCTTACCAGAACTTTAAAATCAATGGAAGAGAAAGGTTTAATTACCAGAAAAAAAAATCCAGAAGATGGTAGAGGCGTTTTAATTTATTTAACCAAAGAGGGTAAAGAAAAAAGGGAATTATCCAAAGCAACAGTTTTAAGATTTAACGACACTATAAAAAATAATATCAGTGAAGAAAAAATAAATCATTTTATGGAAGTTATAGAACTGATTAATGAAATGATTTCCGATAAAAAAATTTTTACTAACGAACTAGAAACTAAAATATAA
- a CDS encoding acetyl-CoA C-acyltransferase: protein MKTAYIVKAYRTAVGKAPKGVFRFKRPDELAAETIEHMMSELPNFDKTRIDDVMVGNAMPEAEQGLNVGRLISLMGLKIDDVPGVTVNRYCASGSETIAMATAKIQAGMADCIIAGGAESMSYIPMGGYKPTPDYKVAAQGHEDYYWGMGLTAEAVAKQFNVSREDQDEFAYNSHMKALKAQAEGKFDKQIVPITVENTFVNENGKKETTSYTVTKDEGPRAGTSVQALSGLRPVFAADGSVTAGNSSQMSDGAAFVLVMSEEMVKELNLEPIARLVNYAAAGVEPRIMGIGPVKAIPKALKQAGLKQSDIELIELNEAFASQSLAVIRELDLNPEIINVNGGAIALGHPLGCTGAKLAVQLFDEMRLRNNKYGMVTMCVGTGQGAAAIYEFLK from the coding sequence ATGAAAACAGCATATATAGTAAAAGCATATCGAACAGCGGTTGGAAAAGCACCAAAAGGTGTATTCCGATTTAAAAGACCTGATGAACTAGCTGCAGAAACTATCGAACATATGATGAGTGAATTGCCAAATTTTGACAAAACACGAATCGATGATGTTATGGTTGGTAATGCTATGCCCGAAGCAGAACAAGGATTAAATGTAGGTCGTTTAATATCATTAATGGGATTAAAAATTGACGATGTTCCTGGTGTAACGGTAAACAGATATTGTGCATCAGGTTCGGAAACTATCGCAATGGCAACTGCAAAGATTCAAGCTGGAATGGCAGATTGTATTATTGCTGGTGGTGCAGAAAGCATGAGTTATATTCCAATGGGTGGATACAAACCAACTCCAGATTATAAAGTTGCTGCACAAGGTCACGAAGACTACTATTGGGGAATGGGATTAACTGCAGAAGCTGTAGCAAAACAATTCAATGTTTCTCGTGAAGATCAAGATGAATTTGCTTACAATTCGCACATGAAAGCTTTAAAAGCTCAAGCTGAAGGGAAATTCGACAAACAAATTGTTCCCATTACAGTTGAAAATACTTTCGTAAACGAAAACGGAAAAAAAGAAACTACTTCATATACAGTTACTAAAGATGAAGGTCCAAGAGCTGGAACTTCTGTACAAGCATTATCTGGATTAAGACCAGTATTTGCTGCTGATGGTAGTGTAACCGCTGGTAACTCTTCTCAAATGAGTGATGGCGCTGCATTTGTATTGGTTATGAGTGAGGAAATGGTTAAAGAGTTAAACCTTGAACCTATTGCTCGTTTAGTGAATTACGCTGCAGCAGGTGTTGAACCAAGAATTATGGGTATTGGACCAGTAAAAGCGATTCCAAAAGCATTAAAACAAGCGGGTTTAAAACAATCAGATATTGAGCTAATTGAATTAAACGAGGCGTTTGCTTCACAATCATTAGCTGTAATTCGCGAATTAGATCTAAATCCAGAAATTATTAATGTTAATGGAGGTGCAATTGCACTAGGTCATCCTCTTGGATGTACAGGAGCGAAATTAGCAGTCCAATTATTTGATGAAATGCGTTTACGTAATAATAAATATGGAATGGTAACGATGTGTGTGGGTACTGGACAAGGTGCTGCAGCCATTTATGAATTCTTAAAATAA
- a CDS encoding acyl-CoA dehydrogenase family protein: MADILRGGQFLVKETKCEDVFTPEDFSEEQIMMRDSVIEFVDKELWPNKERFEKKDYALTEEVMRKAGELGYLSVAVPEAYGGMEMGFINTVLVCDYISGATGSFSTAFGAHTGIGTMPITLYGTEEQKQKYVPKLASGEWFGAYCLTEPGAGSDANSGKTKAVLSEDGTHYKITGGKMWISNAGFCNLFIVFARIEDDKNITGFIVENDPSNGISLGDEEHKLGIRSSSTRQVFFNDTKVPVENMLASRGEGFKIAMNALNVGRIKLAAACLEAQRRTISTAVNYANERVQFKTPISSFGAIQSKLAEMAMNAYAGESATYRAAADIEKRINIRVEEGNTHQEAELKGVEEFAIECSILKVAVSEDVQNCTDEGIQIFGGMGFSEDAPMESAWRDARIARIYEGTNEINRMLSVGMLIKKAMKGHVDLLGPAMAVAEELMGIPSFDVPDYTELFAEEKEMITKLKKAFLMVSGAAVQKFGPDLDKHQQLLMAAADMLIEIYMAESTLLRTEKLAKKVGEANAQEQIAMAQLYLYHAVDTISQKGKEGIVSFAEGDEQRMMLMGLRRFTKYVNMPNVVALRDKIAAKLIAENKYCF, from the coding sequence ATGGCAGATATATTAAGAGGAGGTCAATTCCTTGTAAAAGAAACAAAATGTGAAGATGTTTTCACACCAGAAGATTTTTCTGAAGAGCAAATTATGATGCGTGATTCAGTTATCGAATTCGTAGACAAAGAATTATGGCCAAATAAAGAGCGTTTCGAGAAAAAAGATTATGCACTTACAGAAGAAGTAATGCGTAAAGCTGGTGAATTAGGTTATTTAAGTGTTGCCGTTCCTGAAGCTTACGGCGGAATGGAAATGGGCTTCATCAATACCGTTTTAGTATGTGATTACATTTCAGGAGCAACTGGTTCATTTTCAACTGCTTTTGGTGCACATACTGGAATTGGAACCATGCCAATTACATTATACGGAACTGAAGAACAAAAACAAAAATATGTACCAAAATTAGCTTCAGGAGAATGGTTTGGTGCTTACTGTTTAACAGAACCAGGTGCTGGATCTGATGCAAATTCAGGAAAAACTAAAGCTGTTTTGTCAGAAGACGGAACACACTACAAAATTACTGGTGGTAAAATGTGGATTTCTAATGCTGGTTTCTGTAATTTATTTATTGTTTTTGCTCGTATTGAAGATGATAAAAATATTACAGGTTTCATCGTAGAAAATGATCCATCAAACGGAATTTCTTTAGGCGATGAAGAACATAAATTAGGTATTCGTTCTTCTTCAACTCGTCAAGTTTTCTTTAACGATACAAAAGTACCTGTAGAAAATATGTTAGCAAGTCGTGGCGAAGGATTCAAAATCGCAATGAATGCTTTAAACGTAGGACGTATTAAATTAGCCGCAGCTTGTTTAGAAGCGCAAAGAAGAACAATTTCTACTGCAGTTAATTATGCTAATGAAAGAGTTCAATTTAAAACTCCTATTTCAAGTTTTGGAGCTATCCAATCTAAATTAGCTGAAATGGCAATGAATGCTTATGCTGGTGAAAGTGCTACATATAGAGCTGCTGCAGATATTGAAAAAAGAATTAACATTCGTGTTGAAGAAGGAAATACACACCAAGAAGCAGAATTAAAAGGTGTTGAAGAATTTGCAATTGAATGTTCTATCTTAAAAGTTGCTGTTTCTGAAGATGTTCAAAATTGTACAGATGAAGGAATACAAATTTTTGGTGGAATGGGATTCTCTGAAGATGCACCAATGGAAAGTGCGTGGAGAGATGCTCGTATTGCTCGTATTTACGAAGGTACAAACGAAATTAACCGTATGCTTTCTGTAGGTATGTTAATCAAAAAAGCGATGAAAGGTCATGTTGATTTATTAGGTCCAGCTATGGCTGTTGCTGAAGAATTAATGGGTATTCCTTCATTTGATGTACCAGATTACACTGAATTATTTGCCGAAGAAAAAGAAATGATTACTAAATTGAAAAAAGCATTCTTAATGGTTTCTGGTGCAGCTGTTCAAAAATTTGGACCCGATTTAGACAAACACCAACAATTATTAATGGCTGCTGCCGATATGTTAATCGAGATTTATATGGCAGAAAGTACACTTTTACGTACTGAAAAATTGGCTAAAAAAGTTGGTGAAGCTAATGCTCAAGAACAAATTGCAATGGCGCAATTGTATTTATACCATGCGGTAGATACTATTAGCCAAAAAGGAAAAGAAGGAATTGTTTCTTTTGCTGAAGGCGACGAACAACGTATGATGTTAATGGGATTACGTCGTTTTACTAAATATGTAAACATGCCAAATGTTGTGGCATTAAGAGATAAAATTGCTGCTAAATTAATTGCAGAAAACAAATATTGCTTTTAA
- a CDS encoding LETM1-related biofilm-associated protein gives MINPSINGWIDKFFIENKDNFIDFNKDYKAYYEQLRTSGFIYGHIVSIPLKEEISLTEYSQDEITKIALLNALYNVYCITEEDTNEANFIIAVKDFYKIIQHENYKFLKNLLPEGNIAGKVEAIINNRIQTNANFISKNFTHIITNALLFIDVLAFHYYLIHKTISSKYIKDLEMCCIQIVTLAFQVKENKSKYDELLIKVFENSLRFNKISILENTEIEDLKFENFSYLIEKLYLLDLTEMALWSDKKLEEKEVVFLNNISKKLDLPQDNLTESCANIDRFIEQYKDEIPYFNYSNPVKHFYDQTNRTVAKLITRNKNRLIKEISESKELMLLLAQSTTRDLDANEKKKVKKQLLDICKTIPSLTIFLLPGGSILLPILIKYIPQLLPSAFNENLED, from the coding sequence ATGATAAACCCATCTATAAACGGCTGGATTGATAAATTTTTTATTGAGAACAAAGATAATTTCATTGATTTCAATAAAGATTATAAAGCCTATTATGAGCAATTAAGAACCTCTGGGTTTATCTATGGTCATATTGTAAGTATTCCTTTAAAAGAAGAAATTTCTTTAACTGAATATTCTCAAGATGAAATTACTAAAATAGCACTGCTCAATGCTTTATACAATGTTTATTGCATAACTGAAGAGGATACAAATGAAGCTAATTTTATTATTGCGGTTAAAGATTTTTACAAGATTATTCAGCATGAAAATTATAAATTTTTAAAGAACTTATTACCTGAAGGAAACATTGCAGGAAAAGTTGAAGCTATTATCAACAATAGAATTCAAACTAATGCTAATTTCATTAGTAAAAACTTTACGCACATTATTACAAATGCACTTCTGTTTATAGATGTTTTAGCATTTCATTACTATTTAATTCACAAAACCATTTCTTCAAAATACATAAAAGATTTAGAAATGTGTTGTATTCAAATAGTTACATTAGCATTTCAAGTAAAAGAAAACAAAAGCAAATACGACGAATTACTTATAAAAGTATTTGAAAATTCTTTGCGTTTCAATAAAATTTCAATTTTAGAAAATACCGAAATTGAAGATTTAAAGTTTGAAAACTTCAGCTATTTAATTGAAAAATTGTATCTGTTAGATTTAACAGAAATGGCACTTTGGAGCGATAAAAAATTAGAAGAAAAAGAAGTTGTTTTCTTAAATAACATTTCTAAAAAACTAGATCTACCTCAGGATAATTTAACGGAAAGTTGTGCCAATATTGATCGTTTCATTGAACAATACAAGGACGAAATTCCTTATTTCAATTACTCAAATCCGGTTAAGCATTTTTATGACCAAACCAATAGAACTGTTGCAAAACTTATAACTAGAAATAAAAATAGGTTAATAAAAGAAATTTCTGAAAGTAAAGAATTGATGTTATTATTAGCGCAATCTACAACAAGAGATTTAGATGCTAACGAAAAAAAGAAAGTAAAAAAACAGCTACTTGATATTTGTAAAACCATACCATCGTTAACCATTTTTTTACTTCCAGGCGGAAGCATTTTACTGCCAATTTTAATAAAATATATTCCGCAATTATTACCTTCTGCTTTTAATGAAAACTTAGAAGATTAA
- the can gene encoding carbonate dehydratase, protein MEFYKKILENNKKWVEEKLSVNPTYFARLAEGQQPPLLWIGCSDSRVPANEIIGAEPGEVFVHRNIANMVVHSDMNMLSVLDYAVNALKVQHVIVCGHYGCGGVKAAMGNSSIGIIDNWIRHIKDVYRLHKDELDAVENEKERFNRFVEINVREQVLDLAKTSIVQSAWKNGQKLHLHGWVYGLNSGYVTDLNVNFSSNEDLDEVYQLYFGK, encoded by the coding sequence ATGGAATTTTACAAAAAAATACTTGAAAATAATAAAAAGTGGGTAGAGGAGAAGCTTAGTGTTAATCCAACTTACTTTGCGCGTTTAGCGGAAGGGCAACAACCACCTTTGCTTTGGATTGGTTGTTCAGATAGCCGAGTGCCAGCAAATGAAATTATTGGAGCCGAACCAGGAGAGGTTTTTGTACACAGAAATATTGCAAATATGGTTGTACATAGCGATATGAATATGTTGAGTGTTTTAGATTATGCAGTAAATGCTTTAAAAGTGCAACACGTAATTGTTTGTGGACATTATGGTTGTGGTGGAGTAAAAGCAGCTATGGGAAATAGTTCAATTGGAATTATTGATAATTGGATTCGCCACATAAAAGATGTGTATAGATTGCATAAAGATGAGTTAGATGCTGTAGAAAATGAAAAAGAACGTTTTAATCGTTTTGTTGAAATAAATGTTAGAGAACAAGTGCTAGATTTAGCCAAAACATCAATAGTGCAATCTGCTTGGAAAAACGGACAAAAATTACACCTTCACGGTTGGGTTTATGGGTTAAATTCGGGCTATGTTACCGATTTAAATGTGAATTTTAGTTCAAACGAAGATTTAGACGAAGTGTACCAATTATATTTTGGAAAATAA
- a CDS encoding SulP family inorganic anion transporter, with translation MFRYLKNDIPASIVVFFVALPLCLGIALASDAPPLSGLIAGIIGGIVVGTISKSKIGVSGPAAGLAAIVASAISSLGSFEVFLSAVVLAGFIQILFGIIRMGVIGYFFPNSVIKGMLTGIGIIIILKQIPHFFGYDAEPEGADSFIEKTGENTFSAILHILDNITLGSFVIGVLGLVIILFWDNILSKKHHIFKLIQGSLVAVVIGTILQVIFSSNETLVIANQHLVQVPVPDSLTNYVDFLSFPDFSKVFTNEVLVIAFTLALVASLETLLSVEATDKLDPDKNITPTNRELFAQGIGNIASGFIGGLPITQVIVRSSANVQSNAKTKMSAILHGVLLLVSVVTIPILLNHIPKSVLASILIIVGFKLAKPTLFKKMYQLGWTQFVPFIVTVIVIILKDLLWGIFTGLFIGIIVILVKSYQNSMFLNKQEGNGSNVVKIQLAEEITFLNKASVQKELFKLNQNIKLELDIRKTRYLDYDVVEILEDFIVQARNKNIHFQLISERGTFDNPKSIVEILKLKKQSTN, from the coding sequence ATGTTTAGATATTTAAAAAACGATATTCCTGCAAGTATCGTTGTATTTTTTGTAGCATTACCTTTGTGTTTAGGTATTGCTTTAGCTAGTGATGCACCTCCACTTTCGGGGTTAATTGCAGGTATTATAGGGGGTATTGTAGTAGGAACCATTAGTAAATCAAAAATTGGGGTAAGTGGTCCGGCTGCTGGTTTAGCGGCTATTGTGGCTTCAGCCATTAGTTCATTAGGAAGTTTTGAAGTATTTCTTTCGGCTGTAGTTTTAGCGGGATTTATTCAAATTTTGTTCGGAATTATTAGAATGGGAGTTATTGGTTATTTCTTTCCAAATAGTGTTATAAAAGGAATGTTAACTGGAATAGGGATCATAATTATTTTAAAGCAAATTCCACATTTTTTTGGTTATGATGCCGAACCAGAAGGAGCCGATAGTTTTATTGAAAAAACTGGTGAAAATACATTTTCGGCTATTCTGCATATTTTAGATAATATTACTTTAGGTTCTTTTGTAATAGGAGTATTAGGATTGGTTATTATTCTTTTTTGGGACAATATTTTGTCTAAAAAGCATCATATTTTTAAGCTCATTCAAGGTTCGCTAGTTGCTGTTGTTATAGGTACAATTTTGCAAGTTATATTTAGTTCAAATGAAACATTAGTTATTGCCAATCAACATTTAGTACAAGTTCCTGTTCCTGATAGTTTAACGAATTATGTTGATTTTTTAAGTTTTCCCGATTTTAGTAAAGTTTTTACAAATGAGGTACTTGTTATTGCATTTACTTTAGCATTAGTTGCGAGTTTAGAAACACTTTTGAGTGTAGAAGCGACAGATAAATTGGACCCCGATAAAAACATAACGCCTACAAACAGAGAATTGTTTGCTCAAGGAATTGGTAATATAGCATCTGGTTTTATAGGAGGTTTGCCAATTACACAAGTAATAGTAAGAAGTTCGGCAAATGTTCAGTCAAATGCAAAAACTAAAATGTCGGCTATTTTGCATGGAGTTTTATTATTAGTTTCTGTGGTTACGATTCCTATATTGTTAAATCATATTCCAAAGTCGGTATTAGCTTCTATTTTAATTATTGTTGGTTTTAAATTGGCAAAACCCACTTTATTCAAAAAAATGTATCAATTAGGATGGACACAGTTTGTCCCTTTCATAGTAACGGTAATTGTAATTATTCTAAAAGATTTATTATGGGGAATTTTTACAGGGTTATTTATCGGAATTATAGTAATCTTGGTAAAAAGCTATCAAAATTCAATGTTTTTGAATAAACAAGAAGGAAACGGAAGTAATGTTGTGAAAATTCAATTAGCAGAAGAAATTACATTTTTAAACAAGGCTTCTGTGCAAAAAGAACTTTTCAAATTAAATCAAAACATCAAATTAGAATTGGATATCAGAAAAACAAGGTATTTAGATTATGATGTGGTTGAAATTCTAGAAGACTTTATTGTTCAAGCTAGAAATAAAAATATACACTTTCAATTAATCTCAGAAAGAGGTACATTCGACAATCCAAAAAGTATAGTAGAAATTTTAAAATTAAAAAAACAGTCAACAAACTAA
- a CDS encoding Dps family protein: protein MKTNTIGLPVKETNELIDNLNILLANFQVYYQNLRGLHWNIRGKRFFDLHVKFEELYNDSQLKIDMIAERILTLGGVPLHTFQDYIEHNKLKVGKNISQDEIAVGLVVESLINLLPIEREILIAAGTIGDEGTNSMMSDFIKEQEKTIWMLKAWLEQEI from the coding sequence ATGAAAACAAACACAATTGGATTACCCGTAAAAGAAACAAACGAATTAATTGATAATTTAAATATATTGTTAGCTAATTTTCAAGTATATTACCAAAATTTGAGAGGTTTACACTGGAATATTAGAGGGAAAAGATTTTTTGATTTACACGTAAAATTTGAAGAATTGTATAATGATTCTCAACTTAAAATTGATATGATTGCAGAACGTATTTTAACTTTAGGTGGAGTTCCGTTACATACTTTTCAAGATTATATAGAACACAACAAGTTAAAAGTTGGTAAAAATATTAGTCAAGATGAAATTGCAGTTGGTTTAGTGGTGGAATCGTTAATTAATTTATTACCAATAGAAAGAGAAATATTGATTGCAGCTGGTACAATAGGGGATGAAGGAACCAATTCTATGATGAGTGACTTCATAAAAGAGCAAGAGAAAACTATTTGGATGTTGAAAGCTTGGTTAGAGCAAGAAATATAA
- the mnmD gene encoding tRNA (5-methylaminomethyl-2-thiouridine)(34)-methyltransferase MnmD — protein MNRKIITTEDGSVTIHIEDLDESYHSKHGAIQEAYHVFIRSGLDLFSNELAILEIGFGTGLNAFITYLEHLKRGLKIKYVGVEAFPIQENEVVQLNYVGQLQALEYKEVFKTMHKMPWNQNMQLDETFEFTKRQQFFQDINDEAAFDLIYFDAFGFTIQPELWSEAIFEKMYKALLPKGVLVTYACRTSIKNAMLKAGFKIEKLPGAPGKREMLRATKL, from the coding sequence ATGAATAGAAAAATTATAACCACAGAAGACGGTTCGGTAACCATTCATATAGAAGATTTAGACGAAAGTTATCATTCTAAACATGGTGCCATACAAGAAGCTTATCATGTTTTTATAAGAAGCGGACTCGATTTATTTTCAAATGAATTGGCGATTTTAGAAATTGGTTTTGGTACAGGTTTAAATGCTTTTATCACTTATTTAGAACATCTTAAGCGAGGTTTAAAGATAAAGTATGTTGGAGTAGAAGCTTTTCCTATTCAAGAAAATGAAGTAGTCCAACTTAACTATGTGGGACAGTTACAAGCTTTAGAATATAAGGAAGTTTTTAAAACAATGCATAAAATGCCTTGGAACCAAAACATGCAGCTTGATGAAACATTTGAATTCACGAAACGTCAACAGTTTTTTCAAGACATCAATGATGAAGCAGCTTTTGATTTAATATATTTTGATGCTTTTGGTTTTACAATACAACCCGAACTTTGGAGTGAAGCTATTTTTGAAAAAATGTATAAAGCATTACTACCAAAAGGAGTTTTAGTAACCTATGCTTGTAGAACGAGTATTAAAAATGCGATGTTGAAAGCAGGCTTTAAAATTGAAAAATTGCCTGGTGCGCCTGGTAAAAGAGAGATGTTGAGAGCTACCAAATTATAA
- a CDS encoding DUF4920 domain-containing protein — MKKHIFAVAILLSLFSCKDVKVEETTQEEKPLVEYATFGDLISADGALSNAEMMEKFNNLKEGDTVDVKFHSTINEVCQKKGCWMTLGLEGDKQAFVKFKDYGFFVPKNAQDKDVVVNGKAFVSVVSVDELKHYAKDEGKSQEAIDSIVEPKVTYSFMADGVLIAKQ, encoded by the coding sequence TTGCGATTTTACTTAGCTTATTCAGTTGTAAAGATGTTAAAGTTGAAGAAACAACTCAAGAAGAAAAACCATTAGTAGAATATGCTACTTTTGGCGATTTAATTTCGGCTGACGGCGCTTTATCAAATGCAGAAATGATGGAGAAGTTTAATAACTTAAAAGAAGGCGATACAGTTGATGTAAAATTCCATTCTACAATTAACGAAGTTTGTCAAAAGAAAGGTTGTTGGATGACACTTGGTTTAGAAGGCGATAAACAAGCTTTTGTTAAGTTTAAAGATTACGGATTTTTCGTTCCAAAAAATGCTCAAGATAAAGATGTTGTGGTAAACGGAAAAGCTTTTGTTAGTGTAGTGAGTGTAGATGAGTTAAAACATTATGCAAAAGACGAAGGAAAATCTCAAGAAGCAATTGATAGTATTGTAGAGCCAAAAGTTACTTACTCTTTCATGGCTGATGGTGTTTTAATTGCGAAACAATAA